A DNA window from Leptospira selangorensis contains the following coding sequences:
- a CDS encoding CheR family methyltransferase, producing MDDNFSSFSQITDEEFKFIKDLMYKETGIFLADHKKIMVQSRLNSRARMHKMQNVSEYIRGLQADRKFFQSELTELINRITTNKTDFFRENHHFEFLKETFFPSVEEKALKSGKKQLRIWSSACSTGEEPYTIAVTCAEYFMHKPGWDIKIYASDIDTNVVQTAQEGIYKADRLEPVSEALKKRYFLKVKDLSGKNQDTYQVKPEIKSMIEFHKVNLLETPYPIREKMDCIFCRNVIIYFDKPTQKKIFENFEHVLKDRGLLVIGHSETLFGISEAYKFLGHTVYQKKPKI from the coding sequence TCACGGACGAAGAGTTCAAATTCATTAAGGATTTGATGTATAAGGAAACCGGAATATTCCTGGCGGATCATAAAAAGATAATGGTCCAATCCAGGTTGAATTCCAGGGCAAGAATGCATAAGATGCAGAATGTTTCGGAATATATCCGAGGTCTGCAGGCTGACCGCAAATTTTTCCAAAGTGAACTCACCGAACTTATCAATCGTATTACCACTAATAAAACTGATTTTTTCCGAGAAAACCATCATTTTGAATTTCTAAAGGAGACCTTCTTTCCTTCCGTTGAGGAGAAGGCTTTGAAGTCCGGGAAAAAGCAGCTTCGTATCTGGTCCAGTGCTTGTTCGACCGGTGAGGAGCCCTATACAATCGCCGTTACTTGTGCCGAATATTTTATGCATAAGCCAGGCTGGGATATCAAAATATATGCATCCGATATTGATACGAATGTGGTGCAAACCGCTCAAGAAGGTATTTATAAAGCGGATCGTTTAGAACCTGTGAGTGAAGCTCTTAAAAAAAGATATTTTCTAAAAGTGAAGGATCTCTCCGGAAAAAATCAGGATACCTATCAGGTAAAACCAGAGATCAAATCCATGATCGAATTCCATAAGGTAAATCTTTTGGAAACTCCTTATCCGATACGGGAGAAGATGGATTGTATCTTTTGCAGAAATGTGATTATATATTTCGACAAGCCTACCCAAAAGAAAATTTTCGAGAACTTCGAACATGTTTTGAAGGATCGAGGACTTTTGGTAATAGGCCATTCTGAAACTCTTTTTGGGATTTCAGAAGCGTATAAGTTCTTAGGTCATACTGTTTATCAAAAAAAACCTAAAATTTGA
- a CDS encoding rhodanese-like domain-containing protein, which translates to MFRTFYVFLIIALFSFSSCGNREDKELAEWVEKGALIVDVRTPNEYEKRHFPGAVNIPIDSLPLKVDELGSKDKQIILYCQSGGRSLRAKTFLEEEGFSQVRDAGRIDRLFSAVSE; encoded by the coding sequence ATGTTCAGAACATTTTATGTTTTTCTAATAATTGCTCTTTTTTCTTTTTCTTCCTGCGGGAATCGAGAAGATAAGGAACTCGCAGAATGGGTAGAGAAGGGCGCCCTGATCGTAGACGTAAGAACACCTAACGAATATGAAAAACGTCATTTTCCCGGTGCGGTCAATATTCCAATAGATAGTTTACCTTTAAAAGTGGATGAGTTGGGCTCCAAAGATAAACAGATCATTCTATATTGCCAATCAGGTGGCCGTAGCTTAAGGGCAAAAACTTTCTTAGAAGAAGAAGGATTTTCTCAAGTAAGAGACGCAGGGAGAATAGATCGTCTATTCTCCGCTGTTTCCGAGTGA
- a CDS encoding methyl-accepting chemotaxis protein — MQRNSLKIIILAVSTITIVLLTVGISSFAYFTAKKYVEEAYIDEMKKISKLAGKHIKFFFDQQATLAEFVNSNTPFIKATIARDRGSLNPTLINVFKKYDTYENVFLSTPEENPMVFADATGKANNFRWGGTGFDANIKAALEGKNLLSKVNPSPVTGEAVAVLTVPTKDGNQVVGILGFAISLSKMTEAVVSGITIGSDGYIAITDMNGVVVGHPDKSLILKLDLSKTDWGKKLMTLPSEEHMEYFFKKDKIATVYDVPEYGLRVSAVVSKDELAEVVHQMLFRIIAFALVFLIVSIFIIYKIVNVRLHPLQEARELFRSMSTGDLTASLKIYHEDEIGDLSKDTNSFLESLRTSVRDIQKVSQELAASAEELSASSENFSNGAQSTAASTEEMSATVEEMSAGMDNISGSIYNQYSNISQFQIKITELSQSVNQIGNEVQATLNMAKSISLQAKKGEESLSGMNAMISNILKSSGEMTAIIGIINDISEQTQLLALNAAIEAARAGEAGKGFAVVAEEISKLSEKTASSIKSISAMINKNTGELDSGAKGIQASTEIIHAIIRNVDQVSDAMDRLYSITGSQTDINQAVTDNAGKVRIESEAVKLAADEQKKAVSEISQVIMQINEHTINTASGAEQMSSSSRNLSNTAEILKNISEKFKL; from the coding sequence ATGCAAAGAAACAGTTTAAAGATCATCATCCTAGCAGTAAGTACAATTACTATAGTTCTACTTACGGTCGGCATCTCCTCATTCGCATACTTTACCGCAAAAAAATATGTGGAAGAAGCTTATATAGACGAGATGAAAAAGATCTCGAAACTCGCGGGAAAACATATCAAGTTCTTCTTCGACCAGCAAGCAACTTTGGCGGAATTCGTAAATTCCAACACCCCATTTATCAAAGCAACGATTGCAAGAGATAGGGGAAGCCTAAATCCAACTCTAATAAACGTATTCAAAAAATATGATACGTATGAGAACGTATTCTTATCCACTCCCGAAGAAAACCCGATGGTTTTCGCGGATGCCACAGGTAAGGCGAATAATTTTCGTTGGGGTGGAACAGGTTTTGACGCAAATATCAAAGCTGCATTGGAAGGAAAAAATCTTTTAAGCAAGGTAAATCCTTCTCCTGTTACAGGCGAAGCAGTCGCTGTTCTCACTGTTCCCACCAAGGACGGAAACCAAGTAGTAGGTATTTTAGGTTTTGCGATCTCACTCAGCAAAATGACGGAAGCAGTAGTCAGTGGGATCACCATCGGATCGGACGGATATATTGCAATCACCGACATGAATGGAGTAGTTGTAGGACATCCGGACAAATCGCTCATCCTAAAATTGGATCTGAGCAAAACGGATTGGGGCAAAAAACTAATGACCCTTCCTTCAGAAGAACATATGGAGTATTTTTTCAAAAAAGATAAAATAGCCACAGTTTATGATGTTCCGGAATACGGCCTAAGAGTTTCCGCAGTGGTATCCAAGGACGAACTTGCGGAAGTGGTTCACCAAATGTTATTCAGGATCATAGCATTCGCGCTCGTTTTCCTAATCGTTTCAATATTCATTATTTATAAAATAGTAAATGTTCGCCTTCATCCTTTACAGGAAGCAAGGGAATTATTCCGCTCCATGTCTACTGGAGATCTTACGGCAAGTCTCAAAATTTACCATGAAGATGAGATAGGAGATCTAAGCAAGGATACCAACTCATTCTTAGAAAGTTTGAGAACTTCAGTAAGGGATATCCAAAAAGTTTCCCAAGAACTTGCGGCTTCCGCAGAAGAACTATCTGCGAGTTCTGAAAACTTCTCCAATGGAGCTCAGTCCACGGCAGCCTCTACGGAAGAAATGTCCGCTACGGTAGAAGAGATGTCCGCAGGGATGGACAATATTTCAGGTTCCATCTATAACCAGTATTCTAATATTTCACAATTCCAGATCAAGATCACCGAACTTTCTCAAAGTGTGAACCAGATCGGAAACGAAGTCCAGGCAACCCTGAATATGGCAAAGTCCATTTCTCTCCAAGCTAAAAAGGGAGAAGAATCTCTTTCCGGAATGAATGCGATGATCTCGAATATCCTGAAATCATCCGGGGAAATGACCGCAATCATAGGGATCATCAATGATATCTCTGAACAAACTCAACTTCTTGCATTGAACGCAGCGATAGAAGCAGCAAGAGCCGGAGAAGCAGGAAAAGGATTTGCGGTCGTCGCAGAAGAGATCTCCAAACTTTCAGAAAAGACGGCTTCTTCTATCAAATCTATCTCTGCTATGATCAATAAGAACACAGGAGAATTGGATAGCGGAGCCAAAGGGATACAAGCATCTACGGAGATCATTCATGCGATTATCCGGAATGTGGACCAAGTTTCCGATGCGATGGATAGATTGTATTCCATCACCGGTTCCCAAACGGATATAAACCAGGCCGTAACGGATAACGCAGGAAAAGTAAGGATCGAATCAGAAGCGGTAAAATTAGCTGCGGACGAACAGAAAAAAGCGGTTTCTGAAATTTCTCAAGTGATCATGCAGATCAACGAGCATACGATCAATACTGCATCCGGAGCGGAACAAATGTCCTCTTCTTCCAGGAACTTGTCGAATACAGCGGAGATACTCAAAAATATCTCCGAAAAATTCAAACTTTAA